The sequence below is a genomic window from Sulfitobacter sp. DSM 110093.
TATTCTCTAAATCCGCCGATGTGGAGGTGAGTGCCTCTCTGGATAGAGGATCGCGAAAATAAGAGCTTTCACTGCAATCTTCGCGAAGCATCGCGCGGTTGATGCATGCAACAGCCCCCAATTTTTTAGGTTTCTATGCAGCCCTTGGCGCCGAAATCCATTATGCGAGAACGAATAATTTGAGGTTCGGTATGCAAAATATAGAGAATTATAGAGGGCTTGATATCAAGCATTTGACGGCCTTCCGCGCAGCTATACTCCATGGAACATTGTCGGCCGCAGCACACTCCATGGGAGTAAGCCAATCAACTGTGACGCGCATGCTGACAGAGTTGGAAGAAAGTCTAGGGTTTGCTCTTTTCACACGGCGAAAGGGGCGGGTGAGTGCGACAACACGCGCCTTAGAATTTCATGCCCTTACGGATGACTTTTTTGAAGCACATGCGAGATTGCGAGCTGGAACTTCGCGTCTCGGAGGCATGCTCAGCGAGGAAATACGCATCGTATCGATTTCTGTTCTGGCGATGACCATTGTTCCTGAAATCTCTGAACGGTTTCTGGCTCAAGACGGCGCTTCCCGTCTTCATGTCGAGTCCCGCGGTATAACGGGCTATTTTCGTAAGATCCGAGATGTCAAAACTCATATCGGGTTTGGTTACCGGCTAGGGGATCAACCTGGGATCGAGCAAGTTCAACTGGGTCGAATTCCTTTTGTTTGCGCGTTGCCACCAGAACACCCTCTATCGGGCCAAGCACGCATTCACGTGAAAGACCTTGTTGGAGAACCTGTTATTTCACTTGCTGAAGACGAGCTCGACCTCTTCCAAAAGCAGGAGGAGTACCTTCTTGAGCATGGGGTAACGACGCGTGCGCGTGTTTCAACACAAAGCTCAGCAAATGCATACTCCATGGTACTCAGAGGGCTTGGCATCGGCTTAATTGACCCATTTTCCGCTGATCTCTGGAGGAAAAATGGTGTGGTGGTCAAACCCCTTGATCCTATCTTGTCGTTTGACTGTACAGCTAGTTTCAGCCGCAATCTGGCGCACACGCCCGCAGTAAAGAAGTTACTTCGCATCGCTAAAGAGGTAGTCGCCCGCTACGCCCTTACAACATAAATGCATAACTTTATGCATCATTATCTATATGCTGGGAGCCTTTAAGGAGCCAGTCTCCGCTGCGAAGATGGCAGCATAGGAGAGCCAGGATGTATTCCCCACCTATGGACGAGCTCCAAGCCGCCCACGAGGCGCTGATGGGCCGCGTGGTTCGAACGCCGAGCTTGTTATTGGCGCAAGATACGCTACAGGCACATCTGCCACCGAACGCAAGCGTAAAGGCAAAGCTTGAACTTTTCCAACAAGCTGGATCCTTCAAGGCACGCGGTGCAATTCTCGGAATTATGGGCCTCTCCCAGGAGCAACGAGCGGCCGGTGTAGTGGCGGCCAGTGGTGGAAATCACGCAATGGCCGTGTCTTGGGCCGCGCAAGCTGAAGGCGTCGACGCTTCAATCATTATGCCTGAGACTGCCGACCCTTTACGTATCGAAAGCTGCCGCAAACTTGGCGCAACAGTAACTTTAGTTCCCGATATAGCCGCCGCCTTTGAACTGATGCAGGCGCTCGAGAGCCGCGAGGGCCGCACTATTATGCATCCTTTCGATGCTAAACACATGACTTTAGGCGCAGGTAGCTGTGGACTAGAGATGCTAGAAGATGTCGGTGACGCCGATATCTATGTTATTCCCGTCGGTGGGGGCGGATTGATCAGCGGCATGTCCGCAGTCATTCGCAAAGCGCGCCCGAATGCTCTGATTTTTGGCGTTGAGCCTGAAGGGGCGGACAGTATGGCGCGCAGCTTTGAAAGCGGGAAACCCGCCAAGCTCGCTTCTGTGGCTACAATTGCTGACAGTTTGGGCTCCCCATATGCGATGGCATATTCCTTCGGCATCACAAAAGAGAATGTCGACGCGATCATACGCGTCTCCGACAATGCCCTGCGCGATGCCATGCGGCTTTATTACAGCACTCTGAGGTTGATCGCTGAACCAGCATGCGCCGCCACTCTTGCGGCAATCTGCGGGCCGCTCCGAGACAAATGTGAGGGTAAGAAAGTCGCGATCCTTGCTTGCGGATCAAATATCTCAATTGAGCGATATCAAGAAATATTAGGGGGTTGAGGTGGACTTAGAAATCAAAACCGTAAGCGGGCAGGGCGTGGCCCCTGCAGTTGGCCCATACTCTCACGCCGCAGTTTATGGCGACCTCGTATTCGTCTCTGGGAATGTGGCTCTGGACGTGAACGGCACGCTTCGCAAAGGTAGCGCCGCTCAAGAAGCACGGCACGCCCTAACGAACCTCCGTAAGGTTCTGCGAAGCGCAGGTTGCGATCTTTCCGACGTGATTAAGACAACAATCTTTATCACAGATATGGCCGACTATTCTGAGGTGAATGCCGTCTACCAAGAAGAATTCGAGTCTCATGCCCCAGCACGGTCCTGCGTGGGCGTTGCTGAACTCCCATTAGGGGCGCGGGTCGAGATCGAAGCGATCGCAAGGCATCGTGCCGTGCAAGATCGGACAAAAGAGGACACTTAAATTGCCCTATCCTAACGAAGCTGCGCCCAAGGCGCGCACTGCGATTTCGTGGCATGCCCTGACAGATTGGCGCCTGCATGTTGGCGTTGCCGTTATTACCATTCTTGCGGAGCTGGTCGGCATCATACAGATCCCCATCGGGATAGGTTCGATCCTGCTACTTCCATTGTTTTATAGTTTCATCCTTGGGCTCTTGCTCAACCCGCAGATTATTAAGTGGGCGGCATCATGGACAACGCCACGCCAGCAGAAAGCAGCTTCTTCTATTATTTTGATCTCTATCCTGCCGTTCATGGCAAAGTTTGGAACGATTATCGGGCCAGCTATGAATACCATCTACGAGGCCGGGCCAGCTCTCATCCTGCAGGAGATCGGGAACTTGGGGACGGTCGTCCTTGCCTTGCCGCTTGCTGTGATCATGCTTGGAATGGGGCGTGAAGCAATTGGAGCTTGTTTCTCGGTTGCGCGCGAACCCAACATCGGCGTGATCGCTGAGAAGTACGGCCTCAAAAGTGCCGAAGGCACCGGCGTTCTAGGGGTTTACGTCGTTGGCACGCTTGTGGGCACCTTCATCTTCGCCATCCTTGCCTCTCTCTTCGGCTCGCTCGGATTGTTTGATCCTGCAGCTCTTGCCATGGCCTGTGGCGTTGGTTCGGGAAGCATGATGCTAGCCTGTACGGGGTCGTTGACAGAATTATTTCCCGACCGCGC
It includes:
- a CDS encoding LysR family transcriptional regulator, yielding MHATAPNFLGFYAALGAEIHYARTNNLRFGMQNIENYRGLDIKHLTAFRAAILHGTLSAAAHSMGVSQSTVTRMLTELEESLGFALFTRRKGRVSATTRALEFHALTDDFFEAHARLRAGTSRLGGMLSEEIRIVSISVLAMTIVPEISERFLAQDGASRLHVESRGITGYFRKIRDVKTHIGFGYRLGDQPGIEQVQLGRIPFVCALPPEHPLSGQARIHVKDLVGEPVISLAEDELDLFQKQEEYLLEHGVTTRARVSTQSSANAYSMVLRGLGIGLIDPFSADLWRKNGVVVKPLDPILSFDCTASFSRNLAHTPAVKKLLRIAKEVVARYALTT
- a CDS encoding threonine/serine dehydratase, translated to MGRVVRTPSLLLAQDTLQAHLPPNASVKAKLELFQQAGSFKARGAILGIMGLSQEQRAAGVVAASGGNHAMAVSWAAQAEGVDASIIMPETADPLRIESCRKLGATVTLVPDIAAAFELMQALESREGRTIMHPFDAKHMTLGAGSCGLEMLEDVGDADIYVIPVGGGGLISGMSAVIRKARPNALIFGVEPEGADSMARSFESGKPAKLASVATIADSLGSPYAMAYSFGITKENVDAIIRVSDNALRDAMRLYYSTLRLIAEPACAATLAAICGPLRDKCEGKKVAILACGSNISIERYQEILGG
- a CDS encoding Rid family detoxifying hydrolase, yielding MDLEIKTVSGQGVAPAVGPYSHAAVYGDLVFVSGNVALDVNGTLRKGSAAQEARHALTNLRKVLRSAGCDLSDVIKTTIFITDMADYSEVNAVYQEEFESHAPARSCVGVAELPLGARVEIEAIARHRAVQDRTKEDT
- a CDS encoding DUF3100 domain-containing protein, whose protein sequence is MPYPNEAAPKARTAISWHALTDWRLHVGVAVITILAELVGIIQIPIGIGSILLLPLFYSFILGLLLNPQIIKWAASWTTPRQQKAASSIILISILPFMAKFGTIIGPAMNTIYEAGPALILQEIGNLGTVVLALPLAVIMLGMGREAIGACFSVAREPNIGVIAEKYGLKSAEGTGVLGVYVVGTLVGTFIFAILASLFGSLGLFDPAALAMACGVGSGSMMLACTGSLTELFPDRADELAALAGASNLMTYATGLYVCIFVALPLCNILYPILKRVRP